DNA from Gracilinanus agilis isolate LMUSP501 chromosome 3, AgileGrace, whole genome shotgun sequence:
cccctccattgGCTGCATTCCACAGGTCCCTGATGCCTGTTTTTCTAACATTCACACATTCGGGGTTGGCACACCTCTTCTCTGCAGATGGCAGTATTCCACGACTACTTACGAGACTGCCGATCCCCCTCCTGCCAAGAATCTCAAAGCACTCCCTCCACAAACCAGAGCCCggaggaagaggaggcaggaGCCTAATTGGGCTCTGGGGTCAAGGGGGGCTCCCCTCCTGCCCCTGGGGTACTCACAGCTTTGCCAGGCCGGGCCCAGGTGCAGATGAGACCCTCCTGACAGGCGGTGATGATACAGTCCTCCAGGAACAGGAGGACGGTGAGGCGCTCCTGGGCAATCTTCTTGCACACCAGGGGCTCCAGCAAGGGCACCTCGTGGATCCGAGGGCACAGGGCTGTGCCCAGCACCTTGGCTGGGTCCAGGCGGCCCCGGGGGGCCGGCCCTCCCAGCTTGTCTCCGCTGCTCCCGCCACCGCCGCTGCCCCGGCTGATGTTACCCAGGCTGTGGTACCGTTTGTGCTCTTTGTCAGCACCCTTATCGCGACGTTCCTGGAGGGTCAGCGTGGCAAACTTGCCAATGCTGAAAGGGGTCCCGGGCTCCGTGGCCCCGCCTGTGCCGGCCCCGGCCCCCTTGCCGCTCACCGCTGGGTGCGGGAGGCTGTTGGAACGGGAGAGGGAACGGGGCAGTGACCCCGGGGTGACGGGGGTGGCTTCCGCGCCACCGGCTAGAGCCCGGGGCCGCGCCAGCGGGGGCCGCGGGTAGAGCACGTCCTCTGTCAGGTCCCACAGACAGAACTGGGTGTCCTGGCCGGCCGAGCCGAAGCGGTAGGTGACGGCGGGGGGAGGCAGCCGGGGCAAGGAGCCGGCCTCGAGCTCGCTCCCGCTCTGCGGGGCCCCCTCCTCCTCGGGCTCCTCCTCGCTCCTCGTGGTGTACGGGTCAAAAGCCACAGCGTTGACCCAGGACTTGTGGCCGTGGCCTCTGGCAACCACGCGGGCCTCGGTGAAGGACCACACGGTGACCAGGTCGTCCTCGCCCCCCGTCACGACGTAGCGCCCGTCAGGGCTCCAACATACGCACAGCAGGCCGCCAAAGTAGCTCTTCATGAGGCCTCGCAGGAGCATGGAGTCGAAGTGGAAGACGCGCAGGCAGCCGTCCTGGCTCACGCAGGCCAGGTGCCGCCCGTCCGGGGAGAAGGCGAACTCGTTGAGGGGGCCCTCGCCCACAGCCCACTTGGCCAACGGGTTGCGGGGGGCCTTCCCCTTGGCAGTGTAGACGGCAAAGCCCTCACCCTGCTTGAGCAAGGCATACTGGGGCGGTGCAGGGCCGCACGGGCGGGACACATCGTACAGATAGAGGTGGCCACTGGCGTGGGAGGCCAGGAAAAGGCTCTCCGACTCGGGTAGCCACTTCAGGTGAGTCACCTTGGTCTTGTCGATCAGCCtctgaggggagaagggaggccaTGAGTGCAGGCAGAGTCCAGGACCGAGTCCGTGGACCAAACCTGGCTCTGCTGCCCAcgagctgtgtgaccgtggggcAGGGTCCTGTCCCCCCAACCCACAGCCTCTACAGGAGGCCGGACTCGTGGTGGGGAAAGCCCTTGCTGGAGAGCCCAGCCCCAAAGCGCACGGCCTCTCCCTGGGATCCCGGCCATGGTCACACCTCAGGACAGAAGGGGCCTTGAAGCCAACCCCCTAACTTGACAGATGAAGGTGCCTCAGCACCAGAGGTTAAGGGGTTCGCTCTGGGCCACATAGGCAGTACAGAGCTGGGCTGAAAATTCTGGCGTGTATTTCTGggtcccttctctgggcctcctgAACCTTCTTGCCCCTTCCGGCATCTGTCCATCACTCAGCCATGCCCTTGCTCTTTGTCCCTCCCCTCTGCCTCAGCACCAGGCTCTCTCCATCCCTTGAGGGCTGGAGGAGGGAATGGCAGCTGAGAGAAGCTCCAAATGGTTGAGGCAGCCTGTCCCTTCTGCTGACTCTCCGCCTCAGCTAGAAAGCGAGGAGGCGGTTGGATGTGCTAATGACTGACCAGCTGAAGTCCTTCCTTCCAGCCCTCCCTCCCTGAGCATCAGCCATCCATTCTGCTAGCATGGGGAGTGAGGGGCTGAAGGGGACAGAGGACCTGCGCTCCATCCCTGGCATCATCTGCCATTTGGGCAAGTTCTGTCCACTCTGGACTTCAGGTGGCACCTCTGTCAAAAAGGAATAAAGGTTCCCCGACTGCCCTTACTCACTGGGGCAGTGTCAGGATCAGTGTCAGAGATGATGATCTAAAAATGATCTGTGAGCATAAATAAGAAACCTTTTTATTGGGCAACTCCTTTCTCCTCGGTTTCTCCAATTAGTAAAATCAGGGAGAATGGAATtgtctcccagctctgccattctgttCTAAAGCCCCTGCCAGCTCTGCCATTTCCGGTTCTGAGGTTCTTCCCAGACCCGACATCCTTTGTTCTAAGGGTTttcccagccctgacactccctgttctaaggccctccCTCCAGTTCTGATAGTCCATTAAATCATCTGTTTTTCGGACCCCTCTATCACTCTGGGCTGCTCCTCCAGGAGGCCTGGCCCTGGGGCCCAGGAAGTTACCTCCTCATTGAAGAGCTTGCTGGTATCCTTTTTGATAAGGTCCAGGTACTGGACTTGGCCAGCTGAGAACCCCACCAGCAGGGAGATGGTCTCGGTGGCTGCTGTGTACTGGTTGAAGTCATGACAAGTGGGCTGGGTGCCCTTGTAGATCCGCTTGTCAATGGGCTTGTTGAGGTCTATGGACTgttgttggggggagggaggagagacagggagagaagtaATGAGTGAAACTACAGACCTGAGGGAGCTCGTGATCACGATGCAGGCCAAAGCACTGCTCAGCAATTCCCCCAgactggggaaggggaagaagggagggggaagccTCAGGGGAGATTAGGGAGGGCCTGGGGCCCAGCTCTGCACACACCCTGGACTTCTCCTCAGGatccttcaaagctcagtccTGCCATCTCCTTCCTGCAGTCTACCCCTCAGCCTATAGCTTGAGTTTAGTTTGAACTTGCTTCTGTGAGGAAGCCTGCAGGGCCCCCGAAATATTTCATCTTTGTCCCTGCCTCTCCAGGGCCTCGCAAAGTGCCTGACAGGCTCCTGGGGACTACACTGGGAAAAAGAAAGGGGACTTGACTGGGAGGCTGAGACCCTGGGTCTAAATCCTAGCTCAGCCACTGACCAGCTGCTGGATCTCAATGACCCTTAGCTTCTATCTTTATGGAAGGGGGGGCAGAATTGGACTTAAGAGATTTTCTGAGGTGCCCCCCTTTCTGTTAAAGGCCCCCCAACACACCTCAGAGTTGTCCTTGCTGACACTCCTCCTCACTCACAGATTTTGGTCACCAAGTGTGGGGTCAGCTctccctctctgggtttctgaAAGGGCTTGGGTCAGTCATTCCTAGGGAGCTGCAggcctctctccccttctctgctcTTGTTTCCTCTCCCCACTACCCTCCTAGCCTTCATGTTCACTCACTCTCAGGCCTCTCACAGGGCAGGCAGTGGGTCCTGGCCTTACCGAGCACCTGTGTCACCAGAAGCCAGCTAGCCACCCAACCTGGGCAATGGATCAATGAGGAGGAAGTTGACCCCTGTGGCCCCTAAAGTCCCTGCCAGCTCAGAAACTACAGAAATTCTCTGCTCTCTGACTAACCACGGTGGCCCCTGGGGAACCACTAAGTCCCCTCATCTCCACTGATTCTCCTTCTCCAATCCCCTGCCCATCAGGCCTTCTCTAGCAGGGGGAGCACACACCCCTCTGTCCCCAGCATCTCGACACTTAGGCTGAGACAACAGCAGCCCAGActtcctcttcttcatcctcctccccatctccctccAAGCAGCTTTGTGGGCAACAAGCCTTACTCCTCTCATTCTGGGACCTGCTGAAGCCCTAGGGCTAACTTTTTTGTTCCTAGATCCAACAAGGCAGCCAAGTGGACAGAGCCCTGGGTCAAGAGTCTAAAAAGTCTAAGGGCAAATCCAGAAcaagatacctcctagctgtgtgatcctgagaattCAGTTCACCTCAGTTTGCCTCATCTGTGAATTGGAGCTGATCACAGCTTTCATATCCTGGGGTTGTTATGAGAAcccaatgagaaaatatttgtaagtgTTCACTGCAAACCTTAGCCACATACATGCTGGCCATCACTGCAATGCATGTGTTCTGTCTTCATCTtagaagtttgattttttttacctaaaATTGTGAATTCTAAGGCATCTGACAACATATTTTCTCAGTGTCAATTCTCCAAGACCTCCAGCCACCCCATGCTCCCTAATGTGCTGGACCCTAGCTTCCCCCTGCCAGCTCCTTGGAGATTCTGAGCTTCCCCCATCCTTCCTctatcctcttccctcctccccgaTCCCTACTATTTccatcctcttccctctccatcctcacctttttctccccctccccctcccattttctcccctctctacctcccttctcttctccctccccttcctatcTCCATCCtcacttctctcctcctctcccctcccccNNNNNNNNNNNNNNNNNNNNNNNNNNNNNNNNNNNNNNNNNNNNNNNNNNNNNNNNNNNNNNNNNNNNNNNNNNNNNNNNNNNNNNNNNNNNNNNNNNNNNNNNNNNNNNNNNNNNNNNNNNNNNNNNNNNNNNNNNNNNNNNNNNNNNNNNNNNNNNNNNNNNNNNNNNNNNNNNNNNNNNNNNNNNNNNNNNNNNNNNNNNNNNNNNNNNNNNNNNNNNNNNNNNNNNNNNNNNNNNNNNNNNNNNNNNNNNNNNNNNNNNNNNNNNNNNNNNNNNNNNNNNNNNNNNNNNNNNNNNNNNNNNNNNNNNNNNNNNNNNNNNNNNNNNNNNNNNNNNNNNNNNNNNNNNNNNNNNNNNNNNNNNNNNNNNNNNNNNNNNNNNNNNNNNNNNNNNNNNNNNNNNNNNNNNNNNNNNNNNNNNNNNNNNNNNNNNNNNNNNNNNNNNNNNN
Protein-coding regions in this window:
- the DMWD gene encoding dystrophia myotonica WD repeat-containing protein → MASILGELLSSALACIVITSSLRSVVSLITSLPVSPPSPQQQSIDLNKPIDKRIYKGTQPTCHDFNQYTAATETISLLVGFSAGQVQYLDLIKKDTSKLFNEERLIDKTKVTHLKWLPESESLFLASHASGHLYLYDVSRPCGPAPPQYALLKQGEGFAVYTAKGKAPRNPLAKWAVGEGPLNEFAFSPDGRHLACVSQDGCLRVFHFDSMLLRGLMKSYFGGLLCVCWSPDGRYVVTGGEDDLVTVWSFTEARVVARGHGHKSWVNAVAFDPYTTRSEEEPEEEGAPQSGSELEAGSLPRLPPPAVTYRFGSAGQDTQFCLWDLTEDVLYPRPPLARPRALAGGAEATPVTPGSLPRSLSRSNSLPHPAVSGKGAGAGTGGATEPGTPFSIGKFATLTLQERRDKGADKEHKRYHSLGNISRGSGGGGSSGDKLGGPAPRGRLDPAKVLGTALCPRIHEVPLLEPLVCKKIAQERLTVLLFLEDCIITACQEGLICTWARPGKAGLSSQPANSPSGTVV